From Pelosinus sp. IPA-1, a single genomic window includes:
- a CDS encoding FprA family A-type flavoprotein, translating into MMNNVQIAKGVYSVGAVDWTMRDFHGYATPRGITYNSYLIVDEKICLIDTVKAPFGAELLERVSQIVDLTKIDYIVCNHTEPDHASALPMVMEKAPQAKVVLTAQGKESIIKHYQKDYDFQVVKEGDALDLGRNQLKFITLPMLHWPDSMASYLTGEEILFSNDAFGQHICTSNPFDDENEIHDIMQEAAKYYANILLPYTRLVGGALKKAETVPIKMIAPSHGVIWRSHIADILKKYEQWGTGYHDDTVVIVYDTMWGATEDMARRILEGASASGAKVKLHRLKTSAMSDIMNDILEAGGVILGSSTQHNTVLATMGGFLSYIQGLKPVNKLGAAFSAHGWAGGAQKILENSLEAAGIKVEPSELALKWVTNKDEKEQCFNFGLEFAKKVQANKK; encoded by the coding sequence ATGATGAATAATGTTCAAATTGCAAAAGGCGTATACTCTGTGGGGGCAGTTGACTGGACTATGAGAGATTTTCATGGTTATGCTACACCCAGAGGTATTACTTATAATTCCTATTTAATTGTAGATGAAAAAATTTGTTTAATCGATACAGTAAAAGCACCTTTTGGAGCAGAATTACTAGAGCGGGTCAGTCAAATAGTTGACCTTACCAAAATTGATTATATTGTGTGCAATCATACAGAACCTGACCATGCAAGTGCATTACCGATGGTTATGGAAAAGGCACCACAAGCCAAGGTCGTTTTGACAGCGCAAGGTAAAGAATCCATCATAAAGCATTATCAAAAAGATTATGATTTCCAAGTAGTAAAAGAAGGCGACGCATTAGATCTAGGTCGTAATCAATTAAAATTTATAACTCTTCCTATGCTGCATTGGCCAGATTCCATGGCTAGTTATCTCACTGGTGAAGAAATTTTGTTTTCAAATGATGCCTTTGGACAGCATATTTGTACGTCAAATCCATTTGATGATGAAAATGAAATCCATGATATTATGCAAGAAGCAGCTAAATATTATGCTAATATTTTACTTCCTTATACGAGACTGGTTGGTGGCGCGTTAAAAAAGGCAGAAACTGTGCCAATTAAAATGATTGCTCCTAGCCACGGCGTAATATGGCGTTCCCATATTGCCGATATTTTGAAGAAATATGAGCAATGGGGTACTGGATACCATGATGATACAGTAGTAATTGTCTATGATACCATGTGGGGAGCAACAGAAGATATGGCGCGCCGTATTTTAGAAGGTGCTTCCGCCTCAGGGGCAAAAGTAAAGTTACATAGACTAAAAACATCAGCGATGAGTGATATTATGAATGACATATTAGAAGCTGGTGGGGTTATTCTTGGATCCTCGACCCAACATAATACAGTCTTAGCAACAATGGGTGGGTTCTTATCGTATATACAAGGATTGAAGCCTGTTAATAAACTCGGGGCTGCTTTTAGTGCCCATGGTTGGGCTGGCGGTGCACAAAAGATCCTTGAGAATTCTTTGGAGGCAGCCGGGATAAAAGTTGAACCTTCTGAATTAGCGCTAAAATGGGTAACGAATAAAGATGAGAAGGAACAATGTTTTAATTTTGGACTAGAATTTGCGAAAAAAGTACAAGCGAATAAAAAATAA
- a CDS encoding HPr family phosphocarrier protein has protein sequence MIEKQITITNNSGLHARPAAQFVQKAANFKSKVRITGNNKTADGKSILAVMGMGIKQNAQINITVEGEDEEECIKALEELIASNFGEN, from the coding sequence ATGATTGAAAAACAAATTACAATTACAAATAATAGTGGGTTACATGCTAGGCCGGCAGCTCAGTTTGTACAAAAGGCGGCAAATTTTAAAAGTAAAGTTAGAATTACAGGGAATAATAAGACAGCGGATGGTAAGAGTATTTTAGCCGTAATGGGAATGGGCATAAAACAAAATGCTCAAATTAATATTACTGTTGAAGGCGAAGATGAGGAAGAATGTATAAAAGCCTTAGAAGAGCTTATTGCTAGTAATTTTGGCGAAAATTAA
- a CDS encoding sigma 54-interacting transcriptional regulator: protein MYYEKKAVIQHQKGIHTRVAAMIVQKAHEFNMKYQTSIFFRYKDREKILANSLMLLCSLRIKAGDEVWVIGSGNYAELVVEQMVAFLESDFHLDNAETISKVDKLLQDNSFTAEQIFNSMANGLMVSDENDLVTIFNPAAEGILGIPASAVIGKKVYDVIPNSRLHLVNKSGIPELACKQLIGNSSTITNRTPILIDGQIKGAVAIFEDISALEKVTWELQEIKELKERLQLILESVQDGICVVNKDGCITYVNPAYLRIVNQQYEHLVGQNTKEISPEGARSTVLSSGKQILGNISQKSNGVTVVANVNPIIVDGELTGVVSVVKDITEVHSFMEKLNHISAKAEYLEQELWRTKKPNRAFEHFIGRSGKVLDALAMATKAAEGSSNVLIRGESGTGKELVAEGIHYASIRAAGPFIRVNCGAIPTNLLESELFGHEKGAFTGAIRRKLGKFELANQGTIFLDEIGEMEKSMQVKLLRVLQKKEFERVGGEVTIKVNVRIIAATNRNLEKMVISGEFREDLYYRLNVIPLLLPPLRERKEDIPMLVEYFLDKISHELNKNPKSIKSDALAVLMQYKWPGNVRELENMIERMVTLTEGSSISAKHLPSYLKEELLLEKKEQNNFITDDIVLTWNEYEKSIIRLALEKYGSFNSAGKALGLTHKTVAAKARKYGIEKTVSW, encoded by the coding sequence TTGTATTATGAAAAAAAAGCAGTTATTCAACACCAAAAAGGAATACATACAAGAGTTGCTGCGATGATAGTGCAAAAAGCTCATGAGTTTAATATGAAATATCAAACTTCAATATTCTTTCGCTATAAAGATCGGGAAAAAATACTAGCAAATAGTTTGATGCTACTTTGTTCTCTAAGAATAAAGGCGGGAGATGAAGTATGGGTTATAGGTAGCGGGAATTATGCTGAATTAGTAGTGGAGCAGATGGTAGCATTTTTAGAAAGTGACTTTCACTTGGACAATGCTGAGACTATTAGTAAAGTTGATAAGTTGCTTCAAGATAATTCTTTTACTGCAGAACAGATTTTTAATAGTATGGCGAATGGATTAATGGTAAGTGATGAAAATGACTTAGTGACTATATTTAATCCCGCTGCGGAAGGGATTTTAGGAATCCCTGCAAGCGCCGTAATCGGAAAAAAAGTATATGACGTAATTCCTAATTCAAGACTACATCTTGTTAATAAATCAGGAATCCCAGAACTGGCTTGTAAGCAACTTATTGGCAATTCTAGTACAATTACGAATCGTACTCCGATTCTAATTGATGGGCAGATCAAAGGTGCGGTTGCTATTTTTGAAGATATTTCCGCGCTAGAAAAGGTCACATGGGAATTACAAGAAATTAAAGAGTTAAAAGAACGGTTACAATTAATTTTAGAATCGGTACAAGATGGTATTTGTGTAGTTAATAAAGATGGATGTATTACATATGTAAATCCGGCGTATTTACGAATTGTTAATCAGCAGTATGAACATTTAGTCGGCCAAAATACAAAAGAAATATCTCCTGAAGGCGCTAGATCTACAGTTCTTTCCTCCGGAAAGCAGATTTTGGGTAATATTAGCCAAAAATCTAATGGAGTGACTGTAGTTGCTAATGTTAATCCTATCATTGTTGATGGGGAATTAACAGGAGTTGTATCCGTCGTAAAAGATATTACAGAAGTTCATAGTTTCATGGAGAAATTAAATCATATTTCTGCTAAAGCTGAGTATTTAGAGCAAGAGTTATGGCGCACGAAAAAGCCAAATCGTGCATTTGAACATTTTATTGGACGCAGTGGTAAAGTGTTAGATGCTTTAGCTATGGCAACCAAAGCCGCGGAAGGATCTTCTAATGTGTTAATTCGTGGTGAAAGCGGTACGGGCAAGGAATTAGTAGCAGAAGGAATTCATTATGCCAGTATTAGAGCGGCAGGTCCCTTCATTCGAGTTAATTGTGGTGCTATTCCGACCAATTTATTGGAAAGCGAACTTTTTGGTCATGAAAAGGGTGCTTTTACAGGAGCTATACGTAGAAAGCTGGGGAAATTTGAATTAGCGAATCAGGGCACAATTTTTTTAGACGAAATAGGTGAAATGGAAAAAAGCATGCAAGTAAAGTTATTGCGTGTTTTACAGAAAAAAGAATTTGAGCGGGTCGGTGGGGAAGTCACAATTAAAGTAAATGTGCGGATCATAGCTGCTACTAATCGAAATTTAGAAAAGATGGTGATAAGTGGAGAGTTCCGGGAAGATTTATATTATCGTCTAAATGTTATTCCACTCTTATTGCCACCATTAAGGGAACGTAAAGAGGATATTCCCATGTTAGTTGAGTATTTTCTAGATAAAATAAGTCATGAACTTAACAAAAACCCTAAGAGTATTAAGAGTGATGCTTTAGCAGTACTTATGCAATATAAATGGCCAGGGAACGTTCGGGAGTTAGAAAATATGATTGAGAGAATGGTGACCTTAACAGAAGGAAGTTCAATCTCAGCAAAACATTTGCCCAGTTATCTAAAAGAAGAACTCTTATTAGAGAAAAAAGAACAGAATAACTTTATTACGGATGACATTGTTTTAACTTGGAATGAGTATGAAAAGTCGATAATAAGATTGGCCTTGGAAAAGTACGGGAGTTTTAATAGCGCTGGTAAGGCATTAGGGCTAACTCATAAAACGGTAGCAGCAAAGGCAAGAAAATATGGAATTGAAAAAACAGTGTCTTGGTAA
- a CDS encoding protein arginine kinase, which translates to MTIENLLNQPFVYWMSSGAQDGDIVLASRIRLARNLEGIPFPQRANAEQLSQIVAQVKQSLCDLNIDGQSEYMFLDLEKLPLLERLVLVEKHIISPNHAREAGNRALIIKQDTTVSIMVNEEDHLRIQCLMPGLNLMEAFASANQVDDIIENKHTIAFNEELGYLTSCPTNLGTGLRASVMVHLPALVLTGQINRIVNAVTQLGLTVRGLYGEGTEAVGNIFQISNQLTLGFTEQEIIDNLYSVVKQVVDHERTARGGLYAETTDMLADRVWRSYGILKYARSMSGQEALSLLSDVRMGYELEIIKDVPECNFNELMVITRPNFLQKMSCRPELSGNDRKKLRAQVIRDKFMKEEK; encoded by the coding sequence ATGACAATTGAAAATTTGCTGAATCAACCTTTCGTGTACTGGATGAGTAGTGGTGCACAAGATGGTGATATTGTTCTTGCCAGTCGCATTCGCTTGGCGCGCAATTTGGAGGGAATACCTTTTCCACAAAGGGCCAATGCAGAACAACTGTCTCAGATCGTGGCTCAGGTTAAACAGTCTTTATGTGATTTAAATATAGATGGACAGTCAGAGTATATGTTTCTTGATTTAGAAAAGTTACCTCTATTAGAAAGGTTAGTATTAGTTGAAAAACATATTATTAGTCCCAATCATGCCCGTGAAGCAGGGAATCGAGCCCTAATTATAAAACAGGATACAACAGTAAGCATTATGGTTAATGAAGAGGATCATCTGCGGATACAATGCTTAATGCCGGGACTTAACTTAATGGAAGCTTTTGCAAGTGCCAATCAAGTAGATGATATTATTGAAAATAAGCATACGATTGCCTTTAATGAAGAATTAGGGTATTTAACTTCTTGTCCCACTAACCTAGGTACGGGACTCAGAGCTTCTGTTATGGTACATTTACCTGCGTTGGTTCTCACAGGACAGATTAATCGAATCGTAAATGCCGTAACTCAGCTTGGTTTGACAGTTAGAGGCTTATACGGTGAAGGAACGGAAGCGGTGGGGAACATTTTTCAAATATCTAACCAGCTTACCCTGGGCTTTACGGAACAGGAGATTATTGATAATTTGTACAGTGTAGTCAAGCAAGTAGTAGATCATGAACGAACGGCCAGGGGTGGTCTATATGCAGAGACTACAGATATGCTAGCTGACCGGGTATGGCGGTCTTACGGTATTTTAAAATATGCCCGTAGTATGTCAGGTCAAGAGGCATTGTCCCTTCTCAGTGATGTACGAATGGGATATGAATTGGAAATTATCAAGGATGTTCCAGAATGTAATTTTAACGAACTTATGGTGATTACTAGACCAAATTTTTTACAAAAAATGAGCTGTCGTCCTGAACTAAGTGGAAATGATCGTAAGAAATTAAGGGCTCAAGTTATTCGAGATAAGTTTATGAAGGAGGAGAAATAA
- the dhaM gene encoding dihydroxyacetone kinase phosphoryl donor subunit DhaM, with translation MVGVVIVSHSQKVAEGIREMALQMANPSQQIIAAGGMDDGSIGTDAFKVSEAIVLANTGDGVAVLVDLGSAVLSTETAFDFLDDELRAKVKIADAPILEGAISAVVEASLGSSLSAVIATAEGARTLNKC, from the coding sequence ATGGTAGGAGTCGTAATTGTTTCACATAGTCAAAAGGTCGCAGAAGGTATACGAGAAATGGCATTACAAATGGCTAACCCTAGCCAGCAGATTATTGCTGCTGGTGGAATGGACGATGGTAGTATAGGTACAGATGCATTTAAGGTGAGTGAAGCCATTGTTTTGGCCAATACGGGTGATGGTGTTGCAGTCCTAGTCGATCTCGGTAGTGCAGTGCTCAGTACGGAAACTGCTTTTGATTTTCTGGATGATGAACTGCGTGCTAAAGTAAAGATTGCGGATGCTCCCATATTGGAAGGAGCTATTAGTGCTGTTGTGGAAGCATCTTTAGGAAGTTCATTGTCTGCTGTAATAGCAACTGCGGAAGGTGCACGTACGTTAAATAAGTGCTAA
- a CDS encoding CtsR family transcriptional regulator — protein MSNLADIIEKLILHKLANECEDIIVLKRNEMAEEIECAPSQISYVLSTRFTMERGFLVESKRGSGGFVRIERIPVHTMIYEDAAEQILEDTIFTEAVEIVKSLTAQGMLTGREAGLIMHFFDLIYKHIEPEERAPMLRSLILKLAEFT, from the coding sequence ATGAGTAATTTAGCAGATATTATTGAAAAACTCATTTTGCATAAACTTGCAAATGAATGTGAAGATATCATTGTATTAAAGCGTAATGAAATGGCGGAAGAAATTGAGTGTGCCCCCTCCCAAATTAGTTACGTGTTAAGTACACGTTTCACAATGGAGCGAGGCTTTTTAGTAGAATCAAAGCGTGGATCAGGCGGATTTGTGCGCATTGAACGTATTCCTGTACATACAATGATCTATGAGGATGCTGCAGAGCAAATTCTTGAGGATACCATATTTACTGAAGCAGTAGAAATTGTTAAAAGTCTTACAGCCCAAGGGATGTTGACAGGAAGGGAGGCTGGTTTGATCATGCATTTTTTTGATCTGATTTATAAACACATAGAACCAGAAGAAAGAGCCCCTATGTTACGATCCTTAATACTCAAATTGGCAGAATTTACGTAA
- a CDS encoding nitronate monooxygenase — protein sequence MSTKLTTMLNIKYPIIQGGMAWVSDGKLAAAVSEAGGAGIIAAGGRNAQWVGEQIRLAKSLTTKPFGVNVQLMASDKDEIMDVICKEKVAFVTLGAGNPIPFFSQLDEAGIKKIPVVPNVKLAKRVQEKGADAIVIEGMEAGGHIGVLTTMALMTQVIPAVDIPVIAAGGFADGRGLVAALAMGASGIQMGTRFLVAEECAVHSNVKHKLIAATDNDSVVTGALHGHAVRGVKNKFTDRFLELERQHTSEEELARLATGTNRLAAIDGDVENGMVQAGQSLLPLTKIEPVKDIIEHIIEEASLVLEAIRKAPNLL from the coding sequence ATGAGTACAAAACTAACAACGATGCTAAATATAAAATATCCTATCATTCAAGGCGGTATGGCATGGGTATCTGACGGAAAGTTAGCAGCAGCTGTATCAGAAGCTGGTGGTGCTGGTATTATTGCAGCAGGCGGTCGCAATGCCCAATGGGTTGGTGAACAGATTCGTTTAGCAAAATCCCTTACGACGAAACCATTTGGTGTCAATGTACAACTTATGGCATCAGATAAAGACGAAATTATGGATGTAATTTGCAAGGAAAAAGTAGCCTTCGTTACTCTTGGGGCAGGAAATCCAATTCCTTTTTTCTCACAGCTAGATGAGGCGGGTATTAAAAAAATTCCAGTAGTACCTAATGTTAAATTAGCAAAAAGGGTGCAGGAAAAAGGTGCTGATGCGATTGTAATAGAGGGAATGGAAGCGGGAGGTCATATTGGAGTATTAACGACGATGGCTTTAATGACGCAAGTAATTCCAGCGGTTGATATTCCAGTTATTGCTGCGGGTGGCTTTGCTGATGGGCGTGGATTAGTAGCTGCCTTGGCAATGGGAGCATCAGGAATACAAATGGGCACTCGTTTCTTAGTAGCAGAAGAATGTGCTGTTCATTCCAATGTAAAACATAAATTAATTGCTGCAACTGATAACGACAGTGTAGTTACAGGAGCGCTTCACGGACATGCTGTTCGTGGTGTTAAAAATAAATTTACAGATCGTTTCTTAGAATTAGAACGTCAGCATACGTCGGAAGAAGAACTTGCTCGTTTGGCAACAGGTACAAATCGTTTAGCCGCCATTGACGGGGATGTGGAGAATGGGATGGTACAAGCTGGTCAAAGCTTACTCCCATTGACTAAGATAGAGCCAGTGAAAGATATTATTGAGCATATTATTGAAGAAGCTAGTTTGGTGTTAGAGGCGATAAGAAAAGCACCTAATTTACTATAA
- a CDS encoding UvrB/UvrC motif-containing protein has product MLCDDCNKRTACMHITKIVNNQKTERNLCAECAKAAGEISLAFDTQFYVHDFLKGMFNHGLFADSKIVEGQAHCPECKMTYDDFNRKGKVGCSACYTVFGEQFDPLLKRIHGASSHTGKFPKRSGSTLKIRQQIKNLRQQLEQYVLNEEYEKAVILRDDIKKLEKEIGLKGKEE; this is encoded by the coding sequence ATGTTGTGTGATGATTGCAATAAACGTACAGCTTGTATGCATATTACCAAAATAGTAAATAATCAAAAAACAGAAAGAAATTTATGTGCTGAATGTGCAAAAGCTGCCGGTGAAATTAGTTTAGCATTTGATACTCAGTTCTATGTTCATGACTTTTTAAAAGGTATGTTTAATCATGGACTTTTTGCTGATTCTAAAATAGTCGAAGGGCAAGCTCATTGCCCCGAGTGTAAAATGACTTATGATGATTTTAATCGAAAAGGAAAAGTAGGTTGTAGTGCTTGTTATACGGTTTTTGGAGAACAATTTGATCCGTTACTAAAACGAATTCATGGTGCAAGTAGTCATACTGGAAAATTCCCTAAACGTAGTGGGAGTACATTGAAGATTAGGCAGCAAATCAAGAATTTGCGTCAGCAATTAGAGCAGTATGTACTAAATGAAGAGTATGAAAAAGCTGTTATCTTGCGGGATGATATTAAAAAATTAGAAAAAGAAATTGGCTTAAAGGGCAAGGAGGAGTAG
- the speD gene encoding adenosylmethionine decarboxylase translates to MIMGIIGRHLTIDMYGCNFESLTNIEFIKKAMTVAIAESNMTLLNFTYHKFESQGLTVLALLAEGHMSVHSYPEKGYAAIDVFTCSDNSQLNQASNALKRFLKPEKTKITNIKRGDFGSISDMKPKIKVSVTPIRRVRDTGVKVFKFLSRSK, encoded by the coding sequence ATGATAATGGGAATAATTGGCAGACACCTAACGATTGATATGTATGGATGTAACTTTGAAAGTCTTACTAATATTGAATTTATAAAAAAGGCAATGACAGTAGCCATTGCTGAATCCAATATGACACTACTCAATTTCACTTATCATAAATTTGAATCACAAGGATTGACAGTGTTAGCACTATTAGCAGAAGGTCATATGAGTGTACATAGTTACCCAGAAAAAGGATATGCTGCCATCGATGTTTTTACCTGTAGCGACAACAGTCAACTTAACCAAGCATCTAATGCATTGAAACGTTTTTTAAAACCTGAAAAGACGAAAATTACCAATATTAAACGAGGTGATTTCGGTTCTATCAGTGATATGAAACCCAAAATTAAAGTTAGTGTTACTCCTATACGCCGCGTGCGGGATACAGGAGTGAAAGTTTTTAAATTTTTGTCTCGTTCTAAATAG
- the dhaK gene encoding dihydroxyacetone kinase subunit DhaK translates to MKKVINVPEQVVEEMLQGMVLAHPQYVKRIEGFDVLVRANAPESKVALVSGGGSGHEPSHAGFVGRGMLDGAVAGAVFTSPTPDQVYEAVKAVDNGKGVLLIIKNYSGDVMNFEMAIEMAEADGIVVDKVIVNDDVAVENSTWTIGRRGIAGTVLVHKITGAKAETGADLAEVKRVAEKVISNVRSMGMALAPCTVPAAGKPSFILEDNEIEIGMGIHGEPGTHREALRSADEITDHLVDKILADMPLGTGEEVAVLINGLGATPLMELYVINRKVAAILGDKGIKIAKTYVGNYMTSLEMAGFSVSILKLDDELKELLFAAADTPALVQF, encoded by the coding sequence ATGAAAAAAGTTATTAATGTACCAGAACAGGTAGTAGAGGAAATGTTACAAGGAATGGTGTTGGCACACCCTCAGTATGTAAAAAGAATAGAAGGCTTTGATGTATTGGTAAGAGCCAATGCACCAGAAAGTAAAGTTGCTTTAGTCAGCGGTGGTGGCAGTGGTCATGAACCTTCTCATGCTGGTTTTGTTGGTAGAGGAATGTTAGATGGTGCAGTTGCTGGTGCTGTATTTACTTCACCTACACCAGATCAGGTGTACGAGGCAGTAAAAGCAGTAGATAATGGCAAGGGAGTACTTTTGATTATAAAAAATTATAGCGGTGACGTTATGAATTTTGAAATGGCAATTGAAATGGCAGAAGCTGATGGGATTGTTGTTGACAAGGTGATTGTAAATGATGATGTAGCGGTGGAAAATAGCACATGGACGATTGGACGCCGAGGGATTGCTGGTACAGTATTAGTACATAAAATTACAGGCGCTAAAGCCGAAACTGGTGCAGATTTGGCGGAGGTAAAACGGGTTGCAGAAAAAGTAATCAGCAATGTAAGATCTATGGGGATGGCACTTGCTCCGTGCACAGTACCAGCAGCTGGCAAACCTAGTTTTATACTGGAAGATAACGAAATTGAAATTGGTATGGGGATTCACGGTGAACCAGGCACACACCGTGAGGCATTAAGGTCAGCTGATGAAATTACAGATCATTTAGTAGATAAAATTTTGGCAGATATGCCATTAGGAACTGGTGAAGAAGTAGCGGTACTAATTAATGGGTTGGGAGCTACACCATTAATGGAGTTATATGTAATAAATCGTAAAGTTGCAGCTATACTAGGAGATAAAGGGATTAAAATTGCCAAGACTTACGTAGGTAATTACATGACTTCTTTAGAAATGGCTGGTTTTTCAGTTAGCATATTGAAGCTTGATGACGAGTTAAAAGAATTATTATTTGCTGCTGCAGATACACCAGCATTGGTACAGTTTTAA
- the dhaL gene encoding dihydroxyacetone kinase subunit DhaL has translation MGGYIFEAINTIGKAIIRDKQMLTDLDAAIGDGDHGINMARGFEAVQAKMQALEAETDIGKVMKTIGMTLISSVGGASGPLYGTAFLRAAGPSQGKTKLDTDTASLMLAAAITGIKERGKAIRGEKTMLDALEPAYDAFMEGAKVNKTVIECLELACNAAQEGVEFTKTIAATKGRASYLGERSIGHQDAGATSSYIMLHALLEFLRGNN, from the coding sequence ATGGGTGGATATATATTTGAAGCTATAAATACGATAGGAAAAGCGATTATCCGTGATAAACAAATGTTAACAGATTTAGATGCTGCGATTGGTGATGGAGATCATGGCATTAACATGGCAAGAGGCTTTGAGGCAGTACAAGCCAAGATGCAGGCATTAGAAGCAGAAACGGATATCGGTAAGGTGATGAAAACCATTGGTATGACGTTAATTTCCAGTGTTGGAGGTGCCTCTGGCCCATTATATGGTACCGCTTTTTTACGGGCTGCTGGTCCAAGCCAAGGTAAAACCAAACTTGATACTGATACTGCTAGTTTGATGCTAGCAGCAGCTATTACCGGGATTAAGGAACGGGGAAAAGCGATTCGTGGAGAAAAAACCATGTTAGATGCTTTAGAACCTGCCTATGATGCATTTATGGAAGGTGCAAAAGTAAATAAAACTGTAATCGAATGTTTAGAGTTGGCATGTAATGCTGCTCAAGAGGGTGTCGAATTTACTAAAACGATTGCAGCAACAAAAGGTCGGGCCAGCTATCTTGGTGAACGTAGCATTGGACATCAAGATGCTGGGGCCACATCATCTTATATTATGTTGCACGCCTTATTGGAGTTTCTTCGCGGCAATAATTAG